The following are encoded in a window of Amycolatopsis solani genomic DNA:
- the uvrC gene encoding excinuclease ABC subunit UvrC: MADPTTYRPSPGSIPDAPGVYKFRDATKRVIYVGKAKSLRSRLNSYFADLAGLHPRTRQMVTTAASVEWTVVTTEVEALQLEYNWIKEFDPRFNVRYRDDKSYPMLAVTLNEEFPRLHVYRGARKKGVRYFGPYAHAWAIRETLDLLLRVFPARTCSAGVFRRHGQIGRPCLLGYIDKCSAPCVGRVSAEEHRDIVEDFCDFLAGKTDVMIKRLETEMAKASEELEFERAARLRDDLGALRRAMEKQAVVLGDGTDADVVAFAHDDLEAAVQVFHVRGGRVRGQRGWVIDKAEEMDVPALVDHFLTQFYGDQADLDARDDVDAGPVVPREVLVPELPADADAVAEWLSGLRGSRVQLRVPQRGDKKALAETVQRNAGEAFTQHKLRRAGDLTARSAALTELQEFLALDTAPLRIECIDISHIQGSDVVASLVVFEDGLARKSEYRRFALREAAEEGDVASIAEVVRRRFHRYLKETAEESSTPGLDPETGRPKKFAYPPNLLVVDGAGPQATAAADVLAELGITDIAVVGLAKRLEEVWLPADPDPVILPRTSEGLYLLQRLRDEAHRFAIAYHREKRSKRLQTSELDSVPGLGQARRTALIKHFGSVKKLKQARIEEIEAVPGFGRRTAEAVVAALAGESGASNGTQAGE, encoded by the coding sequence GTGGCTGACCCGACCACCTACCGTCCCTCGCCGGGGAGCATCCCGGATGCCCCTGGCGTGTACAAGTTCCGCGACGCGACCAAGCGGGTCATCTACGTCGGCAAGGCGAAAAGCCTCCGCAGCAGGCTGAACTCCTACTTCGCCGACCTCGCCGGCCTGCACCCGCGCACGCGCCAGATGGTCACCACGGCCGCGAGCGTCGAGTGGACCGTGGTCACCACCGAGGTCGAGGCGCTCCAGCTCGAGTACAACTGGATCAAGGAGTTCGACCCCCGGTTCAACGTCCGCTACCGCGACGACAAGAGCTACCCGATGCTCGCGGTGACGCTGAACGAGGAGTTCCCCCGCCTGCACGTCTACCGCGGCGCCCGCAAGAAGGGCGTCCGGTACTTCGGGCCGTACGCGCACGCGTGGGCCATCCGCGAGACGCTCGACCTGCTGCTGCGCGTGTTCCCGGCGCGCACCTGCTCGGCCGGGGTGTTCCGGCGGCACGGCCAGATCGGCCGTCCCTGCCTGCTCGGCTACATCGACAAGTGCTCGGCGCCGTGCGTCGGGCGCGTCTCGGCCGAAGAACACCGCGACATCGTCGAGGACTTCTGCGACTTCCTCGCGGGCAAGACCGACGTCATGATCAAGCGGCTCGAAACCGAGATGGCCAAGGCCTCCGAGGAGCTCGAGTTCGAGCGTGCCGCCCGCCTGCGCGACGACCTGGGCGCGCTGCGCCGCGCCATGGAGAAGCAGGCCGTCGTGCTCGGCGACGGCACGGACGCCGACGTCGTGGCGTTCGCGCACGACGACCTCGAAGCCGCGGTCCAGGTCTTCCACGTGCGCGGTGGCCGGGTCCGCGGCCAGCGCGGCTGGGTGATCGACAAGGCTGAGGAGATGGACGTCCCGGCGCTGGTCGACCACTTCCTCACCCAGTTCTACGGCGACCAGGCCGACCTGGACGCCCGCGACGACGTCGACGCGGGCCCGGTCGTCCCACGCGAGGTGCTGGTCCCGGAGCTGCCCGCGGACGCCGACGCGGTCGCGGAGTGGCTGAGCGGCCTGCGCGGCTCGCGGGTGCAGCTGCGGGTGCCCCAGCGCGGCGACAAGAAGGCGCTGGCCGAGACGGTGCAGCGCAACGCGGGGGAGGCGTTCACCCAGCACAAGCTGCGTCGCGCCGGAGACCTCACGGCGCGCTCGGCGGCGCTCACCGAGCTGCAGGAGTTCCTGGCCCTCGACACCGCGCCGCTGCGCATCGAGTGCATCGACATCAGCCACATCCAGGGCAGCGACGTCGTGGCCTCGCTCGTCGTGTTCGAGGACGGGCTCGCGCGCAAGTCCGAGTACCGGCGCTTCGCGCTGCGCGAGGCGGCCGAAGAGGGCGATGTCGCGTCGATCGCCGAAGTCGTGCGAAGGCGCTTCCACCGCTACCTGAAGGAAACCGCGGAGGAGTCGAGCACGCCGGGCCTCGACCCGGAGACCGGGCGGCCCAAGAAGTTCGCCTACCCGCCGAACCTGCTGGTCGTCGACGGCGCGGGCCCGCAGGCCACCGCGGCCGCGGACGTGCTGGCCGAGCTGGGCATCACCGACATCGCCGTGGTGGGGCTGGCGAAGCGGCTCGAAGAGGTGTGGCTGCCGGCGGACCCCGACCCGGTGATCCTGCCGCGGACGTCGGAAGGGCTGTACCTGCTCCAGCGGCTGCGCGACGAGGCCCACCGGTTCGCCATCGCCTACCACCGCGAGAAGCGCTCCAAGCGGCTGCAGACGTCCGAATTGGACAGTGTGCCCGGGCTGGGGCAGGCTCGGCGCACCGCCCTGATCAAGCACTTCGGCTCGGTGAAGAAGCTCAAGCAGGCCCGGATCGAAGAGATCGAGGCGGTGCCCGGCTTCGGCAGGCGCACCGCGGAGGCCGTGGTCGCCGCGCTGGCCGGGGAGTCCGGCGCGAGCAACGGCACACAAGCAGGGGAGTAG
- a CDS encoding sterol desaturase family protein — MAEFLAHLRDPVLFATPVFLLFVAIEVVAVHVLGHDDNVIGYSAADTRTSMLMGTVAVGVNALFRLVMLFVFAALFELAPVKLDPRDWWTWVLMLLGQELVFYAYHRASHRVRLLWAGHQVHHSSEHYNFSTALRQKWTPYFQLPFWSVLALCGIPPWMILTGLSIDLVYQFFVHTEKVGKLPRWFEYVFNTPSHHRVHHGSDAEYLDANYGGILIIWDRLFSSFVPEGKRPTYGLTKNIETYNLIKVGFHEYGSILRDLRGARTWRERAGYVFGPPGWQPEHALV, encoded by the coding sequence GTGGCCGAGTTCCTGGCGCACCTGCGCGACCCCGTGCTGTTCGCGACCCCGGTGTTCCTGCTGTTCGTGGCGATCGAGGTCGTCGCGGTGCACGTGCTGGGCCACGACGACAACGTCATCGGCTACAGCGCGGCCGACACCCGCACGAGCATGCTGATGGGCACCGTCGCGGTCGGGGTCAACGCGCTGTTCCGGCTGGTGATGCTCTTCGTCTTCGCCGCGCTGTTCGAGCTGGCGCCGGTCAAGCTCGACCCGCGCGACTGGTGGACGTGGGTGCTCATGCTGCTCGGCCAGGAACTGGTCTTCTACGCCTACCACCGGGCCAGCCACCGCGTGCGGCTGCTGTGGGCCGGGCACCAGGTGCACCACTCCAGCGAGCACTACAACTTCTCGACCGCGCTGCGCCAGAAGTGGACCCCGTACTTCCAGCTGCCGTTCTGGTCGGTGCTGGCGCTGTGCGGGATCCCGCCGTGGATGATCCTGACCGGCCTGTCGATCGACCTCGTCTACCAGTTCTTCGTGCACACGGAGAAGGTCGGCAAGCTGCCGCGCTGGTTCGAGTACGTCTTCAACACCCCGTCGCACCACCGCGTCCACCACGGCAGCGACGCCGAGTACCTCGACGCCAACTACGGCGGCATCCTGATCATCTGGGACCGGCTGTTTTCGAGCTTCGTGCCCGAGGGCAAGCGGCCGACGTACGGGCTGACGAAGAACATCGAGACGTACAACCTGATCAAGGTCGGCTTCCACGAGTACGGCTCGATCCTGCGCGACCTGCGCGGCGCGCGGACCTGGCGCGAGCGCGCGGGCTACGTGTTCGGGCCGCCCGGCTGGCAGCCCGAACACGCGCTCGTCTGA
- the whiA gene encoding DNA-binding protein WhiA, with protein MAMTAAVKDELSRLEITKIGPRRAEVASLLRFAGGLHIVAGRVVVEAELDTGSVARRLRKEIHELYGHHSDVHVITASGGLRKGTRYVVRVVKDGEGLARQTGLIDQRGRPVRGLPAAVVSGGVADAEAAWRGAFLAHGSLTEPGRSSSLEVTCPGPEAALALVGAARRMGIQAKSREVRGADRVVVRDGDAIGALLTRLGAHTSVLQWEERRMRREVRATANRLANFDDANLRRSARAAVAAAARVERALEILGETAPDHLLAAGKLRLSNRQASLEELGQLSDPQMTKDAVAGRIRRLLAMADKRAKDLSIPDTESAVTPEMLEEEDA; from the coding sequence ATGGCGATGACCGCCGCGGTCAAGGACGAACTGAGCCGGCTGGAGATCACGAAGATCGGGCCGCGCCGGGCGGAGGTCGCGTCGCTGCTTCGCTTCGCCGGCGGGCTGCACATCGTGGCCGGCCGGGTGGTCGTCGAAGCGGAGCTGGACACGGGTTCGGTCGCGCGACGGCTGCGCAAGGAGATCCACGAGCTGTACGGGCACCATTCGGACGTCCACGTCATCACCGCCAGCGGCGGGCTGCGCAAGGGCACCCGGTACGTCGTGCGCGTGGTGAAGGACGGCGAAGGCCTGGCCCGCCAGACCGGGCTGATCGACCAGCGCGGCCGCCCGGTGCGCGGGCTGCCCGCGGCCGTGGTGTCCGGCGGCGTGGCGGACGCGGAAGCGGCGTGGCGGGGCGCGTTCCTCGCGCACGGTTCGCTGACGGAACCGGGCCGCTCGTCGTCGCTCGAGGTCACGTGCCCGGGCCCGGAGGCGGCACTGGCCCTGGTCGGCGCGGCCCGCCGGATGGGCATCCAGGCGAAGTCGCGCGAGGTCCGCGGCGCGGACCGGGTGGTGGTCCGCGATGGCGACGCGATCGGCGCGCTGCTGACCCGCCTGGGCGCGCACACGAGCGTCCTGCAGTGGGAAGAGCGCCGGATGCGCCGCGAAGTCCGCGCGACGGCGAACCGCCTGGCCAACTTCGACGACGCGAACCTCCGCCGCTCGGCCCGCGCGGCCGTCGCGGCGGCGGCCAGGGTGGAGCGCGCGCTGGAGATCCTCGGCGAAACGGCCCCGGACCACCTCCTGGCGGCGGGCAAGCTGCGCCTGTCGAACCGGCAGGCGTCGCTGGAGGAGCTCGGCCAGCTGTCCGACCCGCAGATGACGAAGGACGCGGTCGCCGGCCGCATCCGCCGGCTGCTGGCGATGGCGGACAAGCGGGCGAAGGACCTGAGCATCCCGGACACCGAGTCCGCGGTGACGCCGGAGATGCTGGAGGAAGAAGACGCCTGA
- a CDS encoding exodeoxyribonuclease III produces the protein MRIATWNVNSIVPRLPRVLEFLERTAPDVLCLQELKNTTEKFPFAEVEALGYEVAAYGLGRWNGVAVVSRVGLADVVRGLPGEPSFEGAAEARAVGATCGGVRVWSVYVPNGREPDNPHYAYKLEWLESLRSLVSAEISSGPFAVLGDFNVAPTDADVWDIALFAESTHVTPAEREALARLRKLGLSDVFPRPLKYDHPFTYWDYRAGNFPNNKGMRIDLVYGNEAFTSAVTDSYVDRNMRKGKGPSDHAPIVVDLDL, from the coding sequence ATGCGGATCGCCACGTGGAACGTGAACTCCATCGTCCCCCGCCTGCCGCGCGTGCTGGAGTTCCTGGAGCGGACGGCCCCCGACGTGCTGTGCCTGCAGGAGCTGAAGAACACCACCGAGAAGTTCCCTTTCGCCGAGGTGGAGGCGCTCGGGTACGAGGTGGCGGCGTACGGGCTCGGGCGTTGGAACGGCGTCGCCGTCGTGTCCCGGGTAGGGCTGGCCGACGTGGTCCGCGGGTTGCCTGGCGAGCCTTCTTTCGAAGGGGCCGCCGAGGCGCGTGCGGTCGGCGCCACGTGCGGCGGCGTGCGGGTGTGGTCGGTGTACGTGCCGAACGGGCGCGAGCCGGACAACCCGCACTACGCGTACAAGCTGGAGTGGCTGGAGTCGTTGCGGTCCCTGGTGTCCGCGGAGATTTCGTCGGGCCCGTTCGCGGTGCTCGGCGACTTCAACGTGGCCCCGACCGACGCGGACGTGTGGGACATCGCGCTGTTCGCGGAGTCGACGCACGTGACTCCCGCCGAACGCGAGGCCTTGGCCCGGCTGCGGAAACTGGGGTTGTCGGATGTGTTCCCGCGGCCGTTGAAGTACGACCACCCCTTCACGTACTGGGACTACCGGGCGGGGAACTTCCCGAACAACAAGGGCATGCGGATCGACCTGGTGTACGGCAACGAGGCTTTCACGTCGGCGGTGACGGATTCCTATGTGGACCGGAACATGCGGAAGGGGAAGGGCCCTTCGGACCACGCGCCGATCGTGGTGGACCTGGACCTCTGA
- a CDS encoding TetR/AcrR family transcriptional regulator, which translates to MTESRAVGTKGMPREEREAQLVVAGTEEFGRAGYAGASMVEIARRVGVTKPLLYQYFGSKDGLYLACLHRAGDRLTEGVATTMAGGGEPEKMPLKVLSAIFATFDHDRYAWRLLRDATVPSTGDIAAAAADYRRRLDAFALLGATELMTSRGLVDPDDIEAIAQVWTGVVDSLISWWIDRPDEDAPAMTVRCARIMGGLFGW; encoded by the coding sequence GTGACGGAGTCAAGGGCGGTCGGGACCAAGGGGATGCCCCGCGAGGAGCGGGAGGCCCAGCTCGTCGTGGCCGGCACCGAGGAGTTCGGCCGGGCCGGGTACGCGGGCGCGTCGATGGTCGAGATCGCGCGCCGCGTCGGGGTCACGAAGCCGTTGCTGTACCAGTACTTCGGCTCGAAGGACGGGCTCTACCTGGCCTGTCTGCACCGCGCGGGCGACCGGCTCACCGAGGGTGTCGCGACGACCATGGCGGGCGGCGGCGAGCCCGAGAAGATGCCGCTGAAGGTGCTGTCCGCGATCTTCGCGACGTTCGACCACGACCGGTACGCGTGGCGCCTGCTGCGCGACGCGACGGTGCCGTCGACCGGCGACATCGCCGCCGCGGCCGCGGACTACCGGCGCCGCCTGGACGCCTTCGCGCTGCTGGGCGCGACGGAGCTGATGACTTCGCGCGGCCTGGTCGACCCGGACGACATCGAAGCCATCGCGCAGGTCTGGACCGGTGTGGTCGACTCGCTGATCAGCTGGTGGATCGACCGCCCGGACGAGGACGCACCGGCGATGACGGTGCGCTGCGCCCGCATCATGGGCGGTTTGTTCGGCTGGTGA
- a CDS encoding S1 family peptidase, with the protein MSSLRVLGAAAAAAVALTLAGGAVASAGVQPNIVGGTTAPTVSWGAQVYVNTPGRDFQGFNCSGTVIAARWVMTAVHCLDQDGSGMHVKVGSNTLFSGTQIAVDGKYESPNGDIALLHLASATSAAPIPLGSADPSTGSTNQLYGWGRTTPTGPPASALKTANVQVTGRSSDAYGGRAIQSVGINGSAWKGDSGGPQVSGGVQVGVASTVQNQSGSNTRGTNNYASVASSRSWIRTTAGV; encoded by the coding sequence GTGAGCTCTCTCCGTGTTTTGGGCGCCGCCGCCGCGGCCGCCGTCGCGCTGACCCTCGCGGGTGGCGCCGTGGCTTCCGCCGGCGTCCAGCCGAACATCGTCGGCGGCACGACCGCCCCCACCGTGTCGTGGGGCGCGCAGGTGTACGTCAACACCCCCGGCCGCGACTTCCAGGGCTTCAACTGCTCCGGCACGGTCATCGCCGCGCGCTGGGTCATGACGGCGGTGCACTGCCTCGACCAGGACGGCTCGGGCATGCACGTCAAGGTCGGCAGCAACACGCTGTTCTCGGGCACGCAGATCGCGGTCGACGGCAAGTACGAGTCCCCGAACGGCGACATCGCCCTGCTGCACCTCGCCTCGGCGACGAGCGCGGCGCCGATCCCGCTGGGCAGCGCGGACCCGTCGACGGGCAGCACCAACCAGCTCTACGGCTGGGGCCGCACCACCCCGACCGGCCCGCCGGCGTCCGCGCTGAAGACGGCGAACGTCCAGGTGACCGGCCGCTCGTCGGACGCCTACGGCGGCCGCGCGATCCAGAGCGTCGGCATCAACGGCTCGGCCTGGAAGGGCGACTCGGGCGGACCCCAGGTGTCCGGTGGCGTGCAGGTCGGCGTCGCGTCGACGGTCCAGAACCAGAGCGGGAGCAACACCCGCGGCACCAACAACTACGCGAGCGTGGCCTCGAGCCGGTCCTGGATCCGGACGACCGCGGGCGTGTGA
- the rapZ gene encoding RNase adapter RapZ, whose amino-acid sequence MEVAVVSGLSGAGRSTAAKCLEDLGWFVVDNLPPELIATMVELGAQARGAITKVAVVMDVRSRAFTDDLASVIKDLDARGYKPRVLFLEATDAVLVRRFEAVRRGHPMQGDGRLADGITAERTLLEPLREEADLVLDTSSLSVHDLRAKIEDAFGSEASTQTRVTVLSFGYKYGLPMDADLVMDVRFLPNPFWIPELREHTGLDGEVRNYVLSQEGAEEFLDRYHQLLRLIGAGYKREGKRYLTLAVGCTGGKHRSVALSVELAQRLSKEDGMAVKVVHRDLGRE is encoded by the coding sequence ATGGAGGTCGCGGTCGTGTCCGGGCTGTCCGGGGCGGGCCGCAGCACGGCGGCCAAGTGCCTGGAGGACCTGGGCTGGTTCGTCGTCGACAACCTGCCCCCGGAGCTGATCGCGACCATGGTCGAGCTGGGCGCGCAGGCGCGCGGCGCGATCACGAAGGTGGCCGTCGTGATGGACGTGCGCTCGCGCGCGTTCACCGACGACCTCGCCTCGGTCATCAAGGACCTGGACGCCCGGGGCTACAAGCCGCGCGTGCTGTTCCTGGAGGCGACCGACGCGGTGCTGGTCCGGCGCTTCGAGGCCGTCCGCCGCGGCCACCCGATGCAGGGTGACGGCCGGCTCGCCGACGGCATCACGGCGGAGCGGACGCTGCTGGAGCCGCTGCGCGAAGAGGCCGACCTGGTGCTCGACACGTCGTCGCTGTCGGTGCACGACCTGCGCGCCAAGATCGAAGACGCGTTCGGCTCCGAGGCGAGCACCCAGACCCGGGTCACCGTGCTGTCCTTCGGCTACAAGTACGGCCTGCCGATGGACGCCGACCTGGTGATGGACGTCCGGTTCCTGCCGAACCCGTTCTGGATCCCGGAGCTGCGCGAACACACGGGCCTCGACGGCGAGGTCCGCAACTACGTCCTCTCGCAGGAGGGCGCCGAGGAGTTCCTCGACCGCTACCACCAGCTGCTGCGGCTGATCGGCGCCGGCTACAAGCGCGAGGGCAAGCGGTACCTGACGCTGGCCGTCGGCTGCACCGGCGGCAAGCACCGCAGCGTGGCGCTGTCCGTCGAGCTCGCCCAGCGTCTGTCCAAAGAGGACGGAATGGCCGTGAAGGTGGTGCACCGCGACCTTGGTCGTGAATAA
- a CDS encoding gluconeogenesis factor YvcK family protein, which produces MRAVALGGGHGLHATLSAVRRVTPDVTAIVTVADDGGSSGRLRRELGLLPPGDLRQAFAAFAAEDGGTLWAEVFQHRFGGDGALAGHAVGNLLLAGLFEVLGDPVAALDEACRLMGVSGRVLPMSPEPLEIEGEVSGLDSEDPSALRRIRGQVAVASTPGQVRRVSLRSPGASARPPVACEEAVEAVLAADVVFLGPGSWFTSVLPHLLVPGLHDALVRTTATKAIVLNLVPQPGETAGFSPERHLDVLSEHAPLLRVDAVIADRDSVPDPANLRRAAARLGARAHLGAVGDPEVAGRHDPDALARCMREALGLGRDGEHGGGAKGREGQQWR; this is translated from the coding sequence GTGCGCGCGGTCGCCCTCGGGGGCGGCCACGGGCTGCACGCCACGTTGTCCGCGGTGCGGCGGGTGACCCCCGACGTCACCGCGATCGTGACCGTGGCCGACGACGGCGGATCGTCCGGCCGGCTGCGGCGCGAACTCGGGCTGCTGCCCCCGGGCGACCTCCGGCAGGCCTTCGCGGCCTTCGCCGCGGAGGACGGGGGCACGCTGTGGGCCGAAGTCTTCCAGCACCGCTTCGGCGGCGACGGCGCACTGGCCGGGCACGCGGTGGGGAACCTGCTGCTCGCCGGGCTGTTCGAGGTGCTCGGCGACCCGGTCGCGGCGCTCGACGAAGCCTGCCGCCTGATGGGCGTCTCGGGCCGGGTGCTGCCGATGTCGCCCGAGCCGCTGGAGATCGAGGGCGAGGTCAGTGGCCTCGACAGCGAGGACCCGTCGGCGCTGCGCCGGATCCGCGGCCAGGTCGCGGTGGCCTCGACCCCGGGGCAGGTGCGGCGGGTCAGCCTGCGCTCCCCGGGCGCCTCCGCGCGGCCGCCGGTGGCTTGCGAGGAAGCGGTCGAGGCGGTGCTGGCCGCCGACGTCGTGTTCCTCGGACCCGGCTCGTGGTTCACGAGCGTTTTACCGCACCTGCTCGTGCCGGGGCTGCACGACGCGCTGGTGCGCACGACCGCCACGAAGGCGATCGTCCTCAACCTTGTCCCCCAGCCGGGGGAAACCGCGGGATTCTCTCCCGAGCGGCACCTGGACGTCCTGTCCGAGCACGCGCCCCTGCTGCGGGTCGACGCGGTGATCGCGGACCGCGATTCCGTGCCCGACCCGGCGAATCTCCGGCGCGCCGCCGCCCGGCTGGGCGCGCGGGCCCACCTGGGGGCGGTGGGCGACCCGGAAGTGGCGGGACGGCATGATCCTGATGCGCTCGCGCGGTGCATGCGGGAGGCTCTCGGTCTCGGCAGGGACGGGGAGCACGGGGGAGGAGCGAAAGGCAGGGAGGGGCAGCAATGGCGATGA
- a CDS encoding glucosyl-3-phosphoglycerate synthase produces the protein MRNARLQVSPEVGTWLARRSSKAEDRTVEDLVAAKRGTTVSVVIPARNEEATVGAIVGAIREELHGLLVDEILVVDSHSTDATAEVAAAAGADVVAQDAVFPGLDGLAGKGEALWKGVAATSGDLVVFVDGDLHDFTTDYVTGLLGPLLTDPSVAYVKGFYHRPLGAEADGGGRVTELVARPLLNMFWPELSGFVQPLAGEYAGRREVLESIPFVANYGVEIGHLIDLLELRGLDALAQVDLGHRVHRHQSTQALGRMAGQIMQTLFDRLQRYDRLITAVPPATTLAQFQRGASDSGVERELVLTDLTSPQRPPLNSLALRHTA, from the coding sequence ATGCGCAACGCACGCCTGCAGGTGTCGCCCGAGGTCGGTACCTGGCTCGCCCGGCGCAGCAGCAAGGCCGAGGACCGGACCGTCGAGGACCTCGTCGCGGCCAAGCGCGGCACCACCGTCTCCGTCGTCATCCCGGCGCGGAACGAGGAAGCCACCGTCGGCGCGATCGTCGGGGCCATCCGCGAGGAGCTGCACGGCCTGCTCGTCGACGAGATCCTCGTCGTCGACAGCCACTCCACCGACGCCACCGCCGAGGTGGCCGCCGCCGCGGGGGCGGACGTCGTCGCGCAGGACGCCGTCTTCCCCGGCCTCGACGGGCTGGCCGGCAAGGGGGAGGCGCTGTGGAAGGGGGTCGCGGCGACCAGCGGCGACCTCGTCGTCTTCGTCGACGGCGACCTCCACGACTTCACCACGGACTACGTCACCGGGCTGCTCGGCCCGCTGCTGACCGACCCGTCCGTGGCCTACGTCAAGGGCTTCTACCACCGCCCGCTCGGCGCCGAAGCCGACGGCGGCGGCCGCGTCACCGAGCTCGTCGCGCGGCCGCTGCTCAACATGTTCTGGCCGGAGCTGTCCGGCTTCGTCCAGCCCCTCGCCGGCGAGTACGCGGGCCGCCGCGAGGTGCTGGAGAGCATCCCGTTCGTCGCCAACTACGGGGTCGAGATCGGGCACCTCATCGACCTGCTGGAACTGCGCGGCCTCGACGCGCTCGCCCAGGTCGACCTCGGCCACCGCGTCCACCGGCACCAGAGCACGCAGGCGCTGGGCCGGATGGCCGGGCAGATCATGCAGACGCTCTTCGACCGCCTGCAGCGCTACGACCGGCTCATCACGGCCGTCCCGCCGGCGACCACGCTCGCCCAGTTCCAGCGGGGCGCGTCGGACAGCGGTGTCGAGCGTGAGCTGGTGCTGACCGACCTGACGTCGCCGCAGCGCCCGCCGCTGAACAGCCTGGCGCTGCGGCACACGGCGTAG